From a region of the Methylomonas rapida genome:
- a CDS encoding DUF2764 family protein — translation MKDYYTVVSSLPYLPHFVRLERLPLSRLRLEQRLRMLEADETRQLLLAESLVGWRVSFGHVKSVDIAGYYQKRLQHIVQPALREFVEYRLDMQTILAALRLKRAGIEPQRYPGSWGLGRRVGHIETHWDAADFGLSTLCPWITEAGRHLAAADAQALDRLLMDTLWRKLTTLGDANPFGFEAVTAFLFKWDIAQAWLLRDADAAKQRFQILIDEVKHVQ, via the coding sequence ATGAAGGACTATTACACCGTGGTATCCAGTCTGCCTTATCTGCCTCATTTCGTGCGGCTCGAGCGCTTGCCGCTGTCGCGTCTGCGCTTGGAACAGCGTTTGCGCATGCTGGAGGCGGATGAAACCCGGCAGCTATTGCTGGCTGAATCGTTGGTGGGCTGGCGGGTATCGTTCGGCCACGTGAAGAGCGTCGACATTGCCGGCTACTACCAAAAGCGTTTGCAACACATCGTACAGCCGGCGCTGCGGGAATTTGTCGAATACCGGCTGGACATGCAGACCATACTGGCGGCATTGCGCCTTAAACGGGCGGGTATAGAGCCCCAGCGCTATCCGGGTAGTTGGGGCTTGGGACGCCGGGTTGGCCACATCGAAACTCACTGGGATGCGGCGGATTTTGGTTTGAGCACGCTATGTCCGTGGATAACGGAAGCAGGCCGGCATCTGGCGGCGGCCGATGCGCAGGCTTTGGATCGCCTGCTGATGGATACGCTGTGGCGCAAGCTGACGACTCTAGGCGATGCCAATCCTTTCGGTTTCGAAGCCGTCACGGCTTTTTTGTTCAAGTGGGATATCGCGCAGGCATGGCTGCTGCGGGATGCGGATGCCGCGAAACAACGCTTTCAAATATTGATCGATGAGGTAAAACATGTCCAATGA
- a CDS encoding V-type ATP synthase subunit A, with amino-acid sequence MSNETTGAVAATVVGVKESLVLIEFDETVEVMKNEVGYICVGDARLKAEILRVRGRTADMQVFEDTRDVKVGDRVELSGEMLSATLGPGLLGQVFDGLLSPLHVLAQKYGFFLPRGVLVSALDTEKKWQFTPDVAIGDSVLPGGVIGSVPEGPFKHKIMIPFNEAEAVKISWIQGGSFSVDETVARYTTATGEEKSLTMVRRWPIRRPIPEGLLRRRHAERQFPVLPLTTATRIIDTFFPIAQGGTGCIPGPFGAGKTVLQSLVARYSSVDIVIIVACGERAGEVVETIHEYPQTKDPRTGGTLMDRTIIICNTSSMPVAAREASIYTGITLGEYFRQMGYGVLLIADSTSRWAQAMRETSGRMEEIPGEEAFPAYLDSAIKNLYERAGVIRCADGTTGTLTLIGTVSPAGGNFEEPVTQSTLGTVKTFLGLSADRAYRRFYPAIDPLLSWSRYLDQLAPWFKQELDAEWVSDVKNMMTLLERGDGIYQIMQVTGEEGITLEDFVDWQKSVLLDMVYLQQDAFDEVDACMPRERQLESFRLLKKLVTADFRFADKNQARDFFTKLTGHYKNWNYSRPDSPDYAQYQTHIEQLAAQYLPAYELL; translated from the coding sequence ATGTCCAATGAAACTACCGGCGCCGTCGCTGCGACCGTGGTCGGCGTCAAGGAAAGCCTGGTCTTGATCGAGTTCGACGAAACCGTCGAGGTCATGAAAAACGAAGTCGGTTATATCTGTGTCGGCGACGCCCGATTGAAAGCGGAAATCCTGAGGGTGCGCGGACGCACCGCGGATATGCAGGTTTTCGAAGACACGCGCGATGTGAAAGTGGGCGACCGGGTCGAATTGTCCGGCGAAATGCTGTCCGCTACCTTGGGGCCCGGTTTGTTGGGACAAGTGTTCGACGGTTTGCTGAGTCCCTTGCATGTGTTGGCGCAAAAATACGGGTTTTTCTTGCCGCGCGGTGTGCTGGTTTCGGCGCTGGATACCGAGAAAAAATGGCAATTCACTCCGGATGTGGCGATAGGCGACAGCGTCTTGCCGGGCGGCGTGATCGGATCGGTGCCGGAAGGCCCGTTCAAGCATAAGATCATGATTCCGTTCAACGAAGCCGAAGCCGTCAAGATCAGTTGGATTCAAGGCGGCAGTTTCAGCGTAGACGAAACCGTGGCCCGTTACACGACCGCAACCGGCGAAGAAAAATCGTTGACTATGGTGAGGCGCTGGCCGATCCGCCGCCCGATTCCCGAGGGATTGCTGCGCAGACGCCATGCGGAACGCCAGTTTCCGGTGCTGCCCTTGACGACGGCAACCCGCATCATCGATACCTTTTTTCCGATCGCCCAAGGCGGTACCGGTTGCATTCCGGGACCGTTCGGGGCCGGCAAGACCGTATTGCAAAGCTTGGTCGCGCGTTATTCGAGTGTCGATATCGTCATCATCGTCGCGTGCGGCGAACGCGCCGGCGAAGTGGTCGAAACCATACACGAATACCCGCAAACCAAAGATCCCCGCACCGGCGGCACCTTGATGGATCGTACCATCATCATCTGCAATACCTCGTCGATGCCGGTAGCGGCTCGCGAGGCCTCGATTTATACCGGTATCACGCTGGGCGAATATTTCCGGCAGATGGGGTACGGCGTGCTGCTGATCGCCGATTCCACCTCGCGCTGGGCCCAGGCAATGCGGGAAACTTCGGGGCGGATGGAAGAAATTCCCGGCGAGGAAGCCTTTCCGGCCTACCTCGATTCGGCCATCAAAAACCTGTACGAGCGCGCCGGCGTGATCCGTTGCGCCGACGGCACCACAGGGACGCTGACTTTGATCGGCACGGTGTCGCCGGCCGGCGGCAATTTCGAGGAGCCGGTTACCCAATCCACCTTGGGCACCGTCAAGACCTTTTTGGGGCTGTCCGCCGATCGCGCTTACCGGCGGTTTTATCCTGCCATCGATCCCTTGTTGTCCTGGTCGCGCTATTTGGACCAGCTGGCGCCCTGGTTCAAGCAAGAGCTCGATGCCGAATGGGTCAGCGACGTCAAAAATATGATGACTTTATTGGAACGCGGCGACGGCATTTACCAGATCATGCAGGTGACCGGCGAAGAAGGGATTACCTTGGAGGATTTCGTCGACTGGCAGAAATCGGTGCTGCTCGACATGGTGTATTTGCAACAGGATGCCTTCGACGAGGTGGACGCCTGCATGCCACGCGAGCGGCAATTGGAGAGCTTCAGGTTGTTGAAAAAACTGGTGACGGCGGATTTCAGGTTTGCAGACAAGAATCAGGCGCGCGACTTTTTCACCAAATTGACCGGGCATTACAAAAACTGGAACTACAGCCGGCCCGATTCGCCGGATTATGCACAGTACCAAACCCACATCGAACAATTGGCGGCGCAATATCTGCCAGCCTATGAACTTTTATAA
- a CDS encoding phosphoketolase family protein: protein MNEPNLSNPAPLDAETLNNIHGYWRACNYLAAGMIYLQDNPLLREPLRPEHIKNRLLGHWGASPALSFTYIHMNRLIKQYDLNAIFLAGPGHGAPGVLGPIYLEGSYSEIYPNKSEDLDGMRLFFKEFSFPGGIGSHCTPETPGSIHEGGELGYSVSHAFGAAFDNPDLLVTVVVGDGEAETGPLATSWHSNKFLNPIRDGAVLPVLNLNGYKINNPTLLSRISHEELENLFKGYGWTPYFVEGSDPETMHQRMAAVMEHCVSEIRAIQQQARSSGTPTRARWPMIVLRSPKGWTGPKEVDGHKVEGFWRAHQVPLAGMKENRAHMKQLEEWLLSYKPEELFDADGRLIPELKALAPAGTRRMSANPHANGGLLRKALRLPDFREYGVRVERPAVAEVENTKPLGVFLRDVVKLNPSNFRVFGPDENTSNKLDAIYQTSKKMWLADYLPEDADGGELAPDGRVMEMLSEHTLEGWLETYLLTGRHGFFSSYEAFVHVIDSMFNQHAKWLDICNELSWRAPVSSLNLLITSTVWRQDHNGFTHQDPGFLDVVVNKSPEVTRIYLPPDVNTLLSVADHCLQSTNYFNVIVADKQKHLQFLDMDAAIEHSTKGIGIWDWASNDQGAEPDVVMASCGDISTQEALAAVCLLREHFPQLKIRFVNVMDLYRLTPESEHPHGLSDRDFDSLFTTDKPVIFNFHGYPWLIHRLAYRRTNHKNIHVRGYKEKGNINTPLELAIRNEVDRFSLAIDVINRVPGLHVAGAHVKEKLRGMQIACSHYAYEHGIDKPEVANWKWPF from the coding sequence ATGAACGAACCAAACTTGAGCAACCCGGCGCCGCTGGATGCGGAAACCCTGAATAACATCCACGGCTATTGGCGGGCGTGCAATTATTTGGCGGCCGGCATGATTTATCTGCAAGACAACCCCTTGCTCAGAGAGCCCTTGAGGCCCGAGCACATCAAAAACAGGCTGCTCGGCCACTGGGGCGCCAGCCCGGCCTTGAGTTTTACCTATATCCACATGAACCGCCTGATCAAACAGTACGACCTGAACGCCATTTTCCTGGCGGGTCCGGGTCATGGCGCGCCCGGCGTGTTGGGGCCGATTTATCTGGAAGGCTCTTATTCGGAGATATACCCGAACAAAAGCGAAGATCTGGATGGCATGCGGTTGTTCTTCAAGGAATTCTCCTTCCCCGGTGGTATCGGCAGTCACTGTACGCCGGAAACGCCGGGTTCGATCCATGAAGGCGGCGAATTGGGTTACAGCGTCTCGCATGCCTTCGGCGCGGCGTTCGATAACCCGGATTTGCTGGTGACGGTGGTGGTCGGCGACGGCGAAGCCGAAACCGGGCCGTTGGCGACGTCCTGGCATTCGAACAAGTTCTTGAATCCAATCCGCGACGGCGCGGTGCTGCCCGTATTGAACCTGAACGGTTACAAAATAAACAACCCGACCTTGCTGTCGCGCATCAGCCATGAAGAACTGGAAAACCTGTTCAAAGGCTATGGCTGGACGCCGTATTTCGTCGAGGGCAGCGATCCGGAAACGATGCATCAGCGCATGGCGGCGGTGATGGAGCATTGCGTCAGCGAAATACGCGCCATTCAGCAACAGGCGCGCAGCAGCGGCACCCCGACTCGGGCCCGCTGGCCGATGATCGTGCTGCGCAGCCCGAAAGGCTGGACCGGCCCGAAAGAAGTGGATGGTCATAAAGTGGAAGGATTCTGGCGTGCTCACCAGGTGCCGCTGGCCGGCATGAAGGAAAACCGCGCACACATGAAACAGCTGGAAGAGTGGTTGCTGAGTTATAAGCCGGAAGAATTGTTCGATGCCGACGGCAGGTTGATTCCGGAACTGAAGGCGCTGGCGCCCGCCGGCACCCGCCGCATGAGCGCCAATCCGCATGCCAACGGCGGCTTGTTGCGCAAGGCGCTGCGCCTGCCGGATTTTCGCGAATACGGGGTCCGGGTGGAGCGTCCGGCTGTCGCAGAAGTGGAAAACACCAAGCCCTTGGGCGTGTTCCTACGCGACGTGGTCAAATTGAATCCGAGCAATTTTCGCGTGTTCGGGCCGGACGAAAACACTTCCAACAAGCTGGACGCGATTTATCAAACCAGCAAAAAAATGTGGCTGGCCGATTACCTGCCGGAAGATGCCGATGGCGGCGAACTGGCGCCGGATGGCCGGGTCATGGAAATGCTGTCCGAACATACCCTGGAAGGCTGGCTGGAAACCTACCTCTTGACCGGGCGCCACGGCTTTTTCTCCAGTTACGAAGCCTTCGTGCACGTGATCGATTCGATGTTCAACCAGCACGCCAAGTGGCTGGATATTTGCAACGAACTGTCCTGGCGGGCGCCGGTATCGTCGCTGAATTTGCTGATTACCTCGACGGTTTGGCGGCAGGACCACAACGGCTTTACCCATCAGGACCCCGGCTTTCTGGATGTGGTGGTCAATAAAAGCCCCGAAGTGACCCGCATCTATCTGCCGCCCGATGTCAATACGCTGCTGTCGGTGGCCGACCATTGCTTGCAGAGCACCAACTATTTCAACGTGATCGTTGCGGACAAGCAGAAACATCTGCAATTTTTGGACATGGACGCCGCCATCGAACATAGCACCAAAGGCATAGGCATTTGGGACTGGGCCAGCAACGACCAGGGCGCGGAACCGGACGTGGTGATGGCCAGCTGCGGCGACATCTCGACCCAGGAAGCCTTGGCGGCCGTTTGCCTGTTGCGCGAGCATTTTCCGCAACTGAAAATCCGTTTCGTCAACGTGATGGATCTTTACCGCTTGACGCCGGAAAGCGAGCATCCGCACGGCCTATCGGATCGGGATTTCGACAGTCTGTTCACGACCGACAAGCCGGTGATCTTCAACTTCCACGGCTATCCGTGGCTGATCCACCGATTGGCCTATCGCCGCACCAATCATAAAAACATCCACGTGCGCGGCTACAAGGAAAAGGGCAACATCAACACGCCGCTGGAGCTGGCGATTCGCAACGAGGTCGACCGCTTCAGCCTGGCCATCGATGTGATCAACCGAGTGCCCGGTCTGCATGTGGCAGGCGCCCATGTCAAGGAAAAATTGCGCGGCATGCAGATCGCCTGCAGCCACTATGCCTATGAACATGGCATAGACAAGCCGGAGGTTGCCAATTGGAAATGGCCTTTTTGA
- a CDS encoding polyphosphate kinase 2 family protein: MIKQEIIDLFKVKPDSKVRLKDHETSWAQTDEFKSAGKKMVKERANEILQKSIEDLAESQELLYADDRYALLIVFQAMDGAGKDGTIKHVMSGVNPQGCQVFSFKKPSAEELDHNFLWRYMKSLPERGRIGIFNRSYYEDVLVVRVHEDVLEQQKLPDGKRGKAFWEARYDDINAFERHLARNGTVVLKFFLHVSKKEQKRRFMDRLERPEKNWKFSLADMKERGYWDDYVDAYEKAISATSTKWAPWYIVPADDKWAMRAIVANIVSTTLSELELKFPEMNDEQRKLLEEARKALEAE; this comes from the coding sequence ATGATCAAACAAGAGATTATCGACCTGTTCAAGGTCAAGCCGGATAGCAAGGTGCGCCTGAAGGATCACGAGACTAGTTGGGCTCAAACCGACGAATTCAAATCAGCCGGCAAGAAAATGGTCAAGGAGCGCGCCAACGAGATCTTGCAAAAGAGCATAGAAGATTTGGCGGAAAGCCAGGAACTGCTGTATGCCGATGACCGTTATGCGCTATTGATCGTGTTTCAAGCCATGGACGGGGCCGGCAAGGACGGTACCATCAAGCATGTGATGTCGGGCGTCAACCCGCAGGGCTGCCAGGTATTCAGCTTCAAGAAACCGTCGGCGGAAGAACTCGATCACAACTTCCTTTGGCGCTATATGAAATCCCTACCCGAGCGCGGCCGCATCGGCATCTTCAACCGCTCGTATTACGAAGACGTGCTGGTAGTCAGGGTTCATGAGGACGTGCTGGAGCAGCAAAAATTGCCGGACGGCAAGCGCGGCAAGGCGTTCTGGGAAGCGCGTTACGACGATATCAACGCATTCGAGCGCCATCTGGCGCGCAACGGCACCGTGGTGCTGAAATTTTTCCTGCACGTGTCCAAGAAGGAACAAAAGCGCCGCTTCATGGACCGTCTGGAGCGGCCGGAAAAAAACTGGAAATTTTCCCTGGCCGACATGAAGGAACGCGGCTACTGGGACGATTATGTCGATGCCTATGAAAAAGCCATCAGCGCCACCAGCACCAAATGGGCGCCCTGGTATATCGTGCCGGCCGACGACAAATGGGCGATGCGCGCCATCGTTGCCAATATCGTCAGCACTACGTTGAGCGAGCTGGAACTGAAATTTCCGGAAATGAACGACGAGCAACGCAAATTGCTGGAAGAAGCCCGCAAGGCCTTGGAAGCGGAATAA